The nucleotide sequence TTTAGAGATACTCAACTCACTAGAACTAGTTTGCCAGCTATTTGGATGATAATAAGTATCCGGTTTCGCAAATACCTCATTAGAAGATAAAATATTGATCCCAACCAAAGTACTAATCTCAAGACCTTTTACTGGTATATACTTCAAATCCAGATTTGAAATTAAATTATCTGTTTTATTCTCATGAATTAATTCATAGATAGAAGCAGGGTTTCGAGCTACATTAGTATCATCATAATCAGTCCAATTTAAGCTACCATCTTCATTATATACATCAGGTCCATTTGGTGCATAAAGCAAATAAGAATTATTAAATGGTATTATTGTATTTTTAGTTGTATTATAAGTTCCTGTTAATCCTAAATTAAATTTACGGTCATTACTATTTAAGTTAAGATTAAAGTGAAGACCACCAGTTTCATTATCACCATTGGCATTTTGTATATTTTCTTGAGAATTGTAATTAGCGCGGATAACATAAGAAACGTTTTCGCTCCCTCCTGAGTAACTCACATTATTAACAGTAGTAAATGCAGCACCATCCAAAAGGTTATCGGTCCAATCGGTTTGATTATTTGGATCCCATCTCCCATTTACATCCCAGTCACCTACTCCAGGAGTTAACCCCGCATTCTCTATAGCTTCTCGTCTAAAATTCAAATAATCCTCAGTATTCAAAAGCTCTGGACTTTTCCCTCTAAAAGAAACTCCGTTTCTAGAAGAGAACGAAATTTGCGCTTTCCCTACACGTCCTTTTTTAGTAGTAATTACGATCACTCCATTAGAACCTTGCGATCCATAAATTGCGGTAGCATCAGCATCCTTTAGGAAGTTGATATTTTCTATATTATTTGGATCTATAAAATTTAAAGCATTCCCTCCACTCAAAGTACCAGTTTCGGAAGCTGTGGGTAAAGAACCATAAGGATATCTTACACCATCAATAACTACAAGAGGATCTCTATTTGAAACAGCGCTAATAGAATTTTGACCTCTCATCTGTATACTAACTGGAGATCCGGGTTGACCATTTGTTTGTTGAATAAAAACACCTGGCACTTTACCCTGAACGGCTTCTAAAACATTTGTAACCGGGCTTTTTTGAATTTCCTCTCCCGTTATAGTTACAATATTACCTGTGGTAAGCCTCTTTGAAGTTTTACCGTAAGCAGTAACCTGCACCGCATCTAAACCGCTAACAGATTCCTTCATTACGATATCTAAAGGTTCTTCGTCACTTATTTTAACAGATACCTTTTCATAACCGATATAACTATACTCAAGTGTCTCCCCAATTGCAGCCGTTATGGTATACTTACCATTCTCATCTGTTATTACGCCTCGGTTTTTATCCTTTATTCTTACAGTAACTCCCATCAAAGGTTCCCCGTCAACGTTAGTTATTCTTCCGTTAACAAGACTTTGTACATTCTTGGTCTCTCTAGGATTCGTAGTTGTAGATTCTAAAGATGGCTTGCTAGGCTTAAGAATAATTTGCGTATCATTTAGAGAAAAATCAATACCTGTCGTTGAAAAAACTTCAGTTAAAATATCTTCTAAAGGTTCATCTTTTGCTTCAACATTCACTTTCTGCGATAGATCAATATCGCCTACATGATATAGAAAAGAATATTCAGTAATTTTTTCAATCTTATTAAAAAGTCTTTTTAAGCTAATTTGTTGCTCATCTATAGAAACTTTTACCGATTGTGAGGATGCACTAGCTTGAATACTTAAAACTGAAAACAACAACGTAATCAGACTTAACTTTAAGGTGTAGTTAAATTTGGGCCATAACATCCTAAGCCCTTCTGCAATAGAATTTTTTTTCATACTTTTAAATTGTAGATAATTGTGGTTTAATAAATCACGCTATTCCAACAGGATATGTGCCAGCATATCCTGTTTTTTTAACGTATGATCACTTCATTTTTACTAATAGAATATTGGAAATTATAACTCTGTTTAAATGATTCTAAAATTTTATTGATACTTTCATTTTCAAATTTTGCTGTAAAACGTTCTTGTTTTAAATTCTCGTTTTCAAATTTTACGTGCATATCAAATTTACGCTCCAGTGTATTTGCTATATCCTCAAAAGAGCGTTCTTCAAAAACCAACCTTCCGTCCATCCACGCCGTATAAACATCGGTATCAACTTCAGACGTTCTAAGCGTTTTGGAAGACTTCGAATAATTTGCCATCATCCCTGGATTTAAATAAACCGTAGCTTCATTCGGCCTTTCAACAGCAACTTTACCATCTATCAACACCGCAGTAGTGTACGAGTTATTTTTATAAGCACTAAAATTGAAGCTTGTACCCAACACCTCTATATCCAATTGATCTCCATGCACAATAAATGGTCGTGTTTCATCATGAAAAACCTCAAAATAAGCCTCTCCTTCTATTCGTACTTCTCTATTTTCATTTGGTTTAAAACCTGTTGGATAATATAATTTACTGGCAGA is from Zunongwangia endophytica and encodes:
- a CDS encoding FecR family protein — translated: MKELEYLIERYIDGEITSKELEELNRLLKFDQNKVHFKKMVGFNYELSLERIQKSSNNKAKVLNNIKQATTPVRSINYRSYLSIAAVLVVALGATLFFFFQKNTVSEEEQYVTIEMADGAKEVLKNTDFQIKTEADEVLVQQKGDTIKYSALANTMAISQNTLKVPKGKKMVVELADGSIVHLNSASKLYYPTGFKPNENREVRIEGEAYFEVFHDETRPFIVHGDQLDIEVLGTSFNFSAYKNNSYTTAVLIDGKVAVERPNEATVYLNPGMMANYSKSSKTLRTSEVDTDVYTAWMDGRLVFEERSFEDIANTLERKFDMHVKFENENLKQERFTAKFENESINKILESFKQSYNFQYSISKNEVIIR
- a CDS encoding SusC/RagA family TonB-linked outer membrane protein; translated protein: MKKNSIAEGLRMLWPKFNYTLKLSLITLLFSVLSIQASASSQSVKVSIDEQQISLKRLFNKIEKITEYSFLYHVGDIDLSQKVNVEAKDEPLEDILTEVFSTTGIDFSLNDTQIILKPSKPSLESTTTNPRETKNVQSLVNGRITNVDGEPLMGVTVRIKDKNRGVITDENGKYTITAAIGETLEYSYIGYEKVSVKISDEEPLDIVMKESVSGLDAVQVTAYGKTSKRLTTGNIVTITGEEIQKSPVTNVLEAVQGKVPGVFIQQTNGQPGSPVSIQMRGQNSISAVSNRDPLVVIDGVRYPYGSLPTASETGTLSGGNALNFIDPNNIENINFLKDADATAIYGSQGSNGVIVITTKKGRVGKAQISFSSRNGVSFRGKSPELLNTEDYLNFRREAIENAGLTPGVGDWDVNGRWDPNNQTDWTDNLLDGAAFTTVNNVSYSGGSENVSYVIRANYNSQENIQNANGDNETGGLHFNLNLNSNDRKFNLGLTGTYNTTKNTIIPFNNSYLLYAPNGPDVYNEDGSLNWTDYDDTNVARNPASIYELIHENKTDNLISNLDLKYIPVKGLEISTLVGINILSSNEVFAKPDTYYHPNSWQTSSSELSISKMRTLTIEPNISYNTSLGDFGEITAKVGATIMDKLTEKSDIYGTELLNEAVIKNPTMADPENINSKYRSLTNRYIGAFGILNYNLANRYLLNFNIRRDGSTKFGSGNRFGTFWSIGAGWILSEENWFAESIDFISFAKLRGSYGTSGIDGINNYQYKTIYNSGFSYNGNRGFLASGPANPNLHWEKTKKSEIAVNLELFEGRVAVTESYYDNTSNDQLVAFPLSIVTGVNTVTMNSPAEVRNWGHEITLNTKNIVSDNFNWSTSFNITVAKNKLVSYPNGEAALPSLDYKIGESVNGKRLYNYQGVNPETGNYNFWKDLNGDGQITDNEIGEWESGTVLNNNIDRTEFVDLNPKFFGGFQNSFNYKNFNLSVLFTFTKRKALNFVGSQSDQPGTMNMNIAKEIYDARWQQPGDITNVAKPRAGYLGYTNFANFKASTGAYSDATYARLQNVNLSYDFPSEITDKINFNSIRVYLQGQNLLTISNYDGYDPETLAAGAAPLRTVVFGLNFTL